ATCTTCAGCAAAAAATGCAGACCAAATTATAGTCTTAGAAGACGGTAAAATACAGCAACAAGGCTCTCACAGTGAGCTTATTAACAAAGATGGCTACTACAAGGAGCTTTATGAGAAACAACTAAGCGAAAAAGAAATCTAAGTTTTTTTTTGCACGTTAGCTTTTTTTTAAGATTTTTGAGACAAATAAAACAATCCATACTATACTATGAGCGATTTCGGAAAGAATGACCATGAAGACATTTATTCTAAAGTATTAAGAGCAGGAAGACGCACTTATTTTTTTGACGTAAGATCTACAAAAGCAGACGATTATTACTTGACTATTACAGAGAGTAAAAAATTCACAAATGACGATGGCTCATTTCACTACAAAAAACACAAAATTTACTTGTACAAAGAAGATTTTGATGGGTTCCGTGAGAACTTAGAAGATATGACAGACTATATTGTACGTGAAAAAGGTGAAGAAGTAATAAGCGAGCGTCACCAAAGTGATTTTAAAAAGGATTATGAAGAAGATACAGAGGTTGTTGAAACCACTTCAAACTCAGAGTCTACAGTAAAGAATTTTACAGACGTTAGCTTTGATGATATTGCTTAATTGCAAAAGGCTATAAAATATTAAAAAACCGCTTCTGCTACAGAGGCGGTTTTTTTTATCTTTAAAGTTCATAAACCTATTATATGCGCTCAATCCTACTATTAGTATTATTTACATCAATTACTCTACAAGCCCAAAAGAATCAACTTTCATTAGATTATTATTTACCTGAAGACGTTACATACAATACGGCAATACCTACACCAGAAGACGTTTTAGGCTATGTACCTGGCACTTGGCATGTAAGTCATGATAAGCTTGTGTCGTATATGAAGGTCTTGGCAAAAGCTTCAGATAGAATTCATATTGAGCAACAAGGTCTCACCTATGAAGACAGACCACTTCTTTTATTAACCATTACTTCACCAGAAAATCATAATCGTTTAGAAACTATAAGACAAGACCATTTAGCATTAACTGAAACAGCTTCGGAGCGCCTAAACACTAATGAATTGCCTGTAGTGGTGTATCAAGGATTTTCAATTCATGGTAATGAGCCAAGTGGTAGTAATGCAGCTTTAGTTGCCGCCTACTATTTAGCTGCAGCACAAGGCCCTAAGATTAATGAACTTCTTAAACATACTGTTATACTTTTTGATCCTAGTTTAAATCCAGACGGTTTACAGCGTTTTGCGTATTGGGCAAATACCAATAAAAGCAAACATATAAATACAGACCCTCAAGATAGAGAATATGATGAAGTTTGGCCTGGCGGACGTACCAATCACTATTGGTTTGATATGAATAGAGATTGGTTACCCGTACAACTTCCAGAATCTAGAGCACGCATTGCTACATTTCATAAATGGCATCCTAATATACTTACAGACCATCACGAGATGGGAAGTAATTCATCATTTTTCTTTCAACCAGGTATCCCTAGTAGGACACATCCACTCACGCCAGCATTAAACCAAGAGCTCACTAAGAATATTGGTAATTATCATGCTAAAGCATTAGATAATATTGGTTCTTTATATTATACCGAAGAGGATTATGATGACTTTTATTATGGTAAAGGCTCTACATTTCCAGACATAAATGGTAGTATAGGTATATTGTTTGAACAAGCAAGTTCTAGAGGTCATGCACAAGAAACAGATAATGGTGTCCTAACGTTTCCATTCACAATAAGAAACCAATTTACAGCAGCCTTATCTACTTTAGATGCTGCTGTTGGCATGAGAACTGAACTTTTAGATTACCAACGTGATTTTTACAAAACCGCTAGATCAAAATCTACTAAGGGTTCTTATGTTTTCGGGAATGAAAAAGATGCTGCATCTGGCTATCATTTGGCTGAAATTTTAAAACGTCATAACATTGATGTTTATGAACTTAAAGAAAACTTTTCTAAGAACGGCAAAACCTTTAAAAAAGCACATAGTTATGTAGTCCCTAAAAATCAGCGACAACAACGCTTGCTTGAAGCTATGTTTGAAACGCGTACAACATTTCAAGACAGCTTGTTTTATGATATTTCTGCTTGGACATTTCCGTTAGCTTTTAATTTAGATTTTATTGAAGAAGCTTCAACCTCTCATTTGGGGCCTAAAATAGATAGTTTAGAAATGCCAAAAGGTGTAGTTACAAAAAGTAACTATGGCTATCTTATGCAGTGGCATCATTACTATGCACCAAAAGCGCTTCAGCAACTATTAGATAAGGACCTAAGGGCGAAAGTTGCCATGAAACCATTTAGTCTAAATGGCAAAGACTATGATTATGGTACCATTTTTATTCCAGTTCAAAATCAAGAATTAAATTCAACAGAACTCTTCACATTCCTTTCAGATGTTTCTAAGAAAAGTCACCTTACCCTAACAGGAGTACCTACAGGATTAACTGAAGGAATAGATTTAGGCAGCAGACAATTTAAGCCGATTTCTAAAACTAAGGTTGCCTTACTTGTAGGTGAAGGCATTACTCCTTATGATGCTGGAGAGATTTGGCATTTGTTTGATACGCGCTACGCTATGAACATCACAAAATTAGATGTGAAAAATTTTAACCGCTATGATTTAAGTAGCTATACCGATATTATTTTACCAAATTCTTGGGGTCGAGCACTAACGCCTAAAGATGCACAACACCTTAAAGATTGGGTTAAGGATGGTGGTACGTTAATAGGATTTAAAAATGCGGCTCGCTTCTATAATTCTGAAAAATTTATGTCTCTTAAGTTTAAACGAGTAGAAGACACAGCAAGCAATATTTCATTTGAAGACCGTAACAATTATTTTGGAGCAAAAGGAATTGGCGGTGCTATCTTTGAAGCTAAACAAGACAGAAGTCATCCTATAAATTTTGGATACAAGAACACTACAATTCCATTATTTAGAAACAGCACTATTTTTATTGAAGCCGATAAAGACAGCTACAACAATCCGTTACAATACACCAAATCGCCTTTATTAAGCGGTTATATTAATGATAAGAATTTAGATGCTTTAGCAGAAACTGTCCCATTTAAACACAATAGATTAGGTAGTGGTCACGTCATACTTTTTACAGACAACACCAATTTTAGAGCATTTTGGTACGGAACAAACAAACTATTGATGAACGCTATCTTTTTTGGTAACCATATGTAAACCCTCACTATGACAACTCAAGACCCACCAATTATCACCACACAGGAATTTAATATCCCTACGGAAAAGCTATGGGAAATTATTACCACCCCAAAACTTATGAGATCTTGGTTTTTTGAACAGATACAAGATTTTAAAGCTGAAAAAGGGTTTAGCACCACTTTTTTAATTGAACATGAGAATAGGCGTTTTACACACCAATGGACAATAATCCTAGTGGATAAGCCAAACACCATAGTTTACCAATGGAACTACAAAGAACACCAAGGCGACTCAACCGTAACCTTTAATATTACGCCCACCATAACAGGTTGCAAGCTTACAGTAACTGCAAAAACACTAGAAGACTTTCCTCAAGACATTCCAGAATTTAAACGTGAAAGTTGCATTGGAGGCTGGCAGTATTTTATAAATGAGCGTTTAAAAGCATATGTAAGCCAATAGTATACTTAAACCTTATCTGTAAGGACTTTATACGTAGGATCTTCTAACACATTCACTTCAATAAGATCTTCTGCGTTTGCAAGAAGTGTTCTACAATCTTCACTAAGATGCTTAAGGTGTACCTTTTTCCCTACCTTTTGATAACGCTCTGTAATTTTATTTAAAGCTTCAATAGCCGACATATCTACAACTCTACTCTCTGCAAAATCTATTACAATTTGCTCAGGATCATTAAGAATGTCAAACTTATCATTAAAGGCTTGAACGCTTCCGAAGAACAGAGGTCCATAGATTTCATAATGTTTTGTACCATCATTAGCAATGTGCTTTCTAGCTCTAATACGCTTTGCATTATCCCAAGCAAACACTAGTGCAGAAATAATAACACCAATAACTACAGCTAGTGCTAGGTTGTGTAAAAACACAGTAACTAAGGTTACTAATACCATCACGAAAATATCTGATTTTGGCATACGTCTAAATGTTCTTAAACTGGCCCATTCAAAAGTTCCTATAGATACCATAATCATAAGTCCTGTAAGAGCTGCCATTGGCAAACGCTCTATAAGACCAGCGCCAAACATAATAAATATAAGCAGCATCACAGACGCTACAATTCCAGACAATCTTGCCCTTGCACCATTAGAAATGTTAATTAAACTTTGTCCAATCATAGCACAACCACCCATTCCTGAGAATACACCAGATAATATATTTGCAGCACCTTGCGCTACGGCTTCTTTATTACCACTACCACGAGTTTCTGTAATTTCATCAACGATATTTAGTGTTAATAGACTTTCAATAAGTCCAACACCAGCAACTACAGCAGCATATGGAAATATAATAGCTAAAGTTTCTATATTAAAAGGAACTGCAGGTAAGTGAAACGGCGGAAAACCACCTTCAATTGATGCAATATCACCAATAGTGCGCGTATCTAACCCAAACACCACCACTAAACCAAAGACTACCAAAATAGCTACAAGTGCAGCAGGAATAGCTTTACTTAGCTTTGGAAGCCCCCAAATAATTAGCATTGTAAGTAGTACCAATCCAAGTAACACATATAAAGACGTTCCTGTAAGCCAATCTCCGCTAGCATCTTTAAACTGCGTAAGCTGAGACATAAATATGATTATGGCTAAACCGTTTACAAATCCAAAAATTACAGGATGCGGTACTAATCGCATTAGTTTACCTAATTTAAAAACGCCTGCAAGTACCTGTATAAGACCTGCCAAAACTACCGTAGCAAAAACATACTCAACACCATGAGATTGCACCAAGGATACTATAACCACTGCTACTGCACCAGTAGCTCCAGAAATCATTCCTGGTCTTCCTCCAAAAATTGAGGTTATTAACCCAAGAACAAATGCTGCGTATAGTCCGGTTAGAGGAGACAGTCCTGCAATAAGGGCAAACGCTATTGCTTCTGGAACTAGTGCCATAGCAACTGTTAAGCCTGAAAGAATTTCTGTCTTATAATTTACCTTCTGTGAAAAATCGAATA
This region of Croceibacter atlanticus HTCC2559 genomic DNA includes:
- a CDS encoding SulP family inorganic anion transporter, encoding MKKIINLFDFSQKVNYKTEILSGLTVAMALVPEAIAFALIAGLSPLTGLYAAFVLGLITSIFGGRPGMISGATGAVAVVIVSLVQSHGVEYVFATVVLAGLIQVLAGVFKLGKLMRLVPHPVIFGFVNGLAIIIFMSQLTQFKDASGDWLTGTSLYVLLGLVLLTMLIIWGLPKLSKAIPAALVAILVVFGLVVVFGLDTRTIGDIASIEGGFPPFHLPAVPFNIETLAIIFPYAAVVAGVGLIESLLTLNIVDEITETRGSGNKEAVAQGAANILSGVFSGMGGCAMIGQSLINISNGARARLSGIVASVMLLIFIMFGAGLIERLPMAALTGLMIMVSIGTFEWASLRTFRRMPKSDIFVMVLVTLVTVFLHNLALAVVIGVIISALVFAWDNAKRIRARKHIANDGTKHYEIYGPLFFGSVQAFNDKFDILNDPEQIVIDFAESRVVDMSAIEALNKITERYQKVGKKVHLKHLSEDCRTLLANAEDLIEVNVLEDPTYKVLTDKV
- a CDS encoding M14 family zinc carboxypeptidase; the protein is MRSILLLVLFTSITLQAQKNQLSLDYYLPEDVTYNTAIPTPEDVLGYVPGTWHVSHDKLVSYMKVLAKASDRIHIEQQGLTYEDRPLLLLTITSPENHNRLETIRQDHLALTETASERLNTNELPVVVYQGFSIHGNEPSGSNAALVAAYYLAAAQGPKINELLKHTVILFDPSLNPDGLQRFAYWANTNKSKHINTDPQDREYDEVWPGGRTNHYWFDMNRDWLPVQLPESRARIATFHKWHPNILTDHHEMGSNSSFFFQPGIPSRTHPLTPALNQELTKNIGNYHAKALDNIGSLYYTEEDYDDFYYGKGSTFPDINGSIGILFEQASSRGHAQETDNGVLTFPFTIRNQFTAALSTLDAAVGMRTELLDYQRDFYKTARSKSTKGSYVFGNEKDAASGYHLAEILKRHNIDVYELKENFSKNGKTFKKAHSYVVPKNQRQQRLLEAMFETRTTFQDSLFYDISAWTFPLAFNLDFIEEASTSHLGPKIDSLEMPKGVVTKSNYGYLMQWHHYYAPKALQQLLDKDLRAKVAMKPFSLNGKDYDYGTIFIPVQNQELNSTELFTFLSDVSKKSHLTLTGVPTGLTEGIDLGSRQFKPISKTKVALLVGEGITPYDAGEIWHLFDTRYAMNITKLDVKNFNRYDLSSYTDIILPNSWGRALTPKDAQHLKDWVKDGGTLIGFKNAARFYNSEKFMSLKFKRVEDTASNISFEDRNNYFGAKGIGGAIFEAKQDRSHPINFGYKNTTIPLFRNSTIFIEADKDSYNNPLQYTKSPLLSGYINDKNLDALAETVPFKHNRLGSGHVILFTDNTNFRAFWYGTNKLLMNAIFFGNHM
- a CDS encoding SRPBCC family protein, giving the protein MTTQDPPIITTQEFNIPTEKLWEIITTPKLMRSWFFEQIQDFKAEKGFSTTFLIEHENRRFTHQWTIILVDKPNTIVYQWNYKEHQGDSTVTFNITPTITGCKLTVTAKTLEDFPQDIPEFKRESCIGGWQYFINERLKAYVSQ
- a CDS encoding PUR family DNA/RNA-binding protein, producing the protein MSDFGKNDHEDIYSKVLRAGRRTYFFDVRSTKADDYYLTITESKKFTNDDGSFHYKKHKIYLYKEDFDGFRENLEDMTDYIVREKGEEVISERHQSDFKKDYEEDTEVVETTSNSESTVKNFTDVSFDDIA